The genome window agtataaaaaacatacaaactggtaagcttttcccaccatcgtattggtataaatttaaataagccatttttttaagccaatcgtgaaaaggccgacagtcggcagactggatctggccctcaaattgtcttgaccccggtggaggagctgttaataaacataaattcagggcgccctggcatggagggggtagcctacctggaggtacctaccacatcagagagtcatgggccatacacactggttgaatgtaggtttttgtgttttcttgtattttagattttttttgccttcgaagtaacacatgcaaaccgtgtgcttgccacagcgcatactaggcctattccaaatgtttctttttttggtaactgggtagaaaacctaaaagtgacaattcatcaacttcacagatcaagatggatcagtgcttgtaatgaagccgccggctacgatcgaacattctccagtggatgcaagtccgttaggactattttatactttatgttgtaaatgcctctcggcatagtactcagacaatattgctctttgtatgataggaggccgatacaaatcttggatgggtcatctgaaacgactgtgatgtgctcagcatctccagcattatagcctagataaaactaccatttgaaaaaaacggagggctacgcaaatagtctggagtgaactgaggccaggtcctcgattggtagtgttggctatgcaaggctatttaaatatattaaagatttgcgcgagaatctatatctctccactccagcaaaaagtcatccaatatgccaagatgtcgagccgtggtcttatcaatcgctcccggtggattgcacgtataatttgcgctctgatatcagcagttcactcatcaaaagggcatgccattgtgaacacatgaaatctgcggtgaacgccggttgaaatacccaaaaccgggttatgtttcaaacttaacctgcgcaaaacctggtccgaccaggtttgattcagagcatatgttgctatagcaactaacataccgtgatccttttggaacggaaaacctagggttacagcaaaccctgggttaacttacccggttatgtgataaaaccggctttgtggaacaccccactggtctcgattgatgttgtctgtgtgtttgccctagcatatgattaggggaaaacggctcaaatctattggctgagaaaattgaggggaggaggcaGGCCCGGTTCCAGAACAGAATGCCTTGGGGTGCATCTGAGATTACAGGGGGTGCACCAGTAGGCTACTGTAAcctgcgttgtgttttgtttccttCAAGCATTGGACTCGGACGCTCAGCATTGGGTGCAGCGGTTTTATTgcctgcacaatgggtcagcaacataaaggacaggtttagagcatttcctggtccgcctgcagcagttaccgtcttttctgctctataatttattatatatatttacaacagTTGCGCTAAACAGCGCGCATAAACAGGTGATCCCTCCCCTCATGTGGCGACCAGCGGTATTGCATGTAAAAATGGCGGGACCGGCTAGATTTTGAATGCTAGCATTGAATGCTAGCAACGCCACAAGTGGgattataaacatacatttaactaaaacaacctatcggttacctgcacaatgggtcagcaacataaaggacaggtttagagcatttcctggtccgcctagacaaaatacatacaatattacaaatgcaaccgaaaatcaaaactcaaataaaagaaacaatacaATGCCAAATATATGAAGAGTGTATTAAACAACCGTCTACACTAGATAAGTGACAATGATATTGATATTACTGAATCAATGAATTACTTTAATAAAACTTTCATGCGGACACGTTTTATGCTCAACCTAcctgcagcagttaccgtcttttctgctgcaggatatccggaatacaacattaacaacatatcaaaataaaagtcttgacccaatgatacaggatttaactatacacatactcattttatttgttccgTTACACTACTATACTAAAACCAGCTACCCAGCTTCAGTTCAGACTTCGCTTTTTTACACACAGGCTTTTCCTACCATAGACAAGCACTTCTGCGTAGTTCTACTGACATGTTGGGACAACAAACAATTACTGTGCTTAAAAGATGGTATCATATCATGTcttgtgatgtggagaacatttCAGCTGCAACATTAGCTTATTGATATCTTAGATAGCTTCGAATATGAGATAGGTTTTTGAGGTGTAAAAAAGAACAGAATTCtacacaaaaaagaaaacatgtgactgcaattcaaaaataacgattattttttttataaattgtggCAGGATATTTGACATAACAAATAATTGTACATTGCCACttataaataaaacagattttagCTGAACAAGGAAAGAACACTTTCagactttgaactttgaacaaaaagtaatcagtataatactgtaacgacctcgccggtgacataatcatgtcgagtcattagtaattgatcgtagtttttaatcaaccaaaaccaggtcactgaaaaacccgtaacaatgtaaacaaccacagaaaaccgacacacaaacaaacccccggttaccccggcaacacggtctcactcgcgtgcaggcccccaccctgattgacaataagaacattacaatacatgcacatagaacaactggcataacggacaatgaaatacaatgcaacacataacacacaaactatttaattgtcccagggtcgctacattgcctccccccttcaaagttcctcgtcctcgagggaacaaacaaagtcccggaagcgacccggcgctctcctctccctacgaggccgcgttggggccacggggggctggggagaagcgcctgggggcaagaggggcccacgagtgtcaggcccgggggcgggcagggggaaagggaggggcggggcggggctgggggccaagttgctgactgtggtgatcgacagggaggggagacaaggatagggttaggtgaggacccagggccagaacactgaggtgtgcgtgtccggggcccattcgcaccggtgcggggagctgcagggctcgctggagcaggttgaggggtggcggtgcctcgataaggggccaaccggtctctgtggagagccaccctccttccccgaggtggtagctggaccctgtacaccacctcccccatcctctcaaggaccctgcatggcccgatccactcgctatcgagctttgggcatcttcccttctttgcgggctgtaggtccagaccagctccccagcctcaaagtgcctgccacgagaacgcacatcatagttccttttctgcctcacccctgcgctcagcagctgtcccctggcgaaggagtgagccgtctcaaggcggtcctggagtctcctggcatactctgggccgggaggaacagggggagaatcgggcggccggccaaacgccaggtcagctggggtgcgaagctccctgcccaacatcagcagagcaggtgtgcaggacgtcgactcctggacagctgacctgtatgccatgagcaccagaggcagatgattgtcccaatcccgctgatgctcagccgagacaatggccagctgctgctccatacagcgatgaaatcgctccaccaagccgtcactctgtgggtgcaggggggtagtacgggtcttctgcatgtccagcctgctacataaagccgcaaagacacgggattcaaaatttctcccctggtcactgtggatggactccgctgccccaaaacggctaatcatccccccgaccaaagcgtccgctatggtctccgccccctggtcaggcagagcgtacgcctccggccacttggtaaaatagtccatggccgtgaggacatacttgttccccctctctgtgcagggtagcgggcccaccacatccaccccaaccctctccatagggaaccccacagggaactgctgtagctgggcatgggacctttccgtggggcctttgcgggctgtgcagccatcacagcggcgacagaagtcctcgacgtccctcttgtgctgcccccagtagaagccaaggcggaggcgacgcagggtctttgtcaccccaaagtgacctgagcccacggcaccatggaccgcttgaagcacttccccacgcagagagtgaggcaccaccacctgccacctcacctctccGGTGGCGGGTTCCTTCCAGGCCCGCTGAAGCACGCCATCCCACAGTCGCAGGGCCTCGTACTTAGcccacagtcccttggtgaccagggagagaacggacacttcttcccatgggggccgccgctgttggtccaaccactggagcactggtcgaaggtctgcgtcctcctcctgctgccgtctccatcctgcggtgtcgacctcccggagctcacagcagactggggacgccacctccaccgcagaacatccctcctcctggctgcacagctccttctcacggctctccctcctttcacagttgcggcagccatcctgactgcaggggcgtcgggagagggcgtctgcattagcatggcgtacccctgccctgtgcaccacactgaagctgtaggactgcagctcctcgatccaccgtgcgacctgcccttctggctccttgaaagacatgagccactggagcgcggagtggtcggtccttacagtgaagtgacggccacagaggtaatatttgaagtggcgtacagctctaacgatggccagcagctcgcggcgagtgacgcagtagcggcgttcagctttgttaaatgtcctgctgtaatacgccaccacccgctccccttccggcccctcctgtgccagcacggcgccattgccaacgttactagcgtccgtgtccaggatgaagggcagggcagggtcaggaggggagagcaccggggctttggtgagagctcccttgagtgtctcgaaagcagactggcaatcctctgcccacacaaactccctgtccttctgtagcaggcggaacaggggagcggccacacaggagaagcccctcacaaagcgtctgtagtaagacgccagtccgaggaagcttttcagctgtctggtgtcagtgggggtgggccagtcctggacagcttgcactttgtcctccatggtgctaatgccttcttcccccaccctgtgcccaaggaaagtcacctctctcctcaggaaatggcacttatcaggatggagcttcaagcccgccgcagctactctctccagaacctgacgcagcgaggcaagtgctgtctcgaaggagcccccgtgtgccagtatatcatccaggtagacgatacactgctgccgggggatgccggcgagcactctgtccatcagcctctcgaaggtcgcaggtgcattgcagaggccgaaagggaggacccgaaactgccacagtcctctgctagtgcagaatgcagtcttgggtctggcgtcaggggcgagagggcactggaagtagccagagcggagatcgagtgaggagaaccaggacgacccagctacgacatctaaggcctcatcaatgcgtgggatggggtaggagtccttcttcgtcactgcgttaagtggcctgtagtcgacacagaatcttcacttaccccccttcttaggcaccatcaccacggctgctgcccagggactatctgagggctctatgaggcctgcctgctgcatctcccacagcgcctggtccgcagcctcctggcgggccaagggcaggcgacgcgggcgcattctgatgggcctggcatccccagtgtcgatctcatgctgcaccaggtgcgtctgacccacatcgctctcgttcaaggcaaagctgtccttaaactctgccagtagtagccacagctgctcctgctgttgagggtctagtccatcacagtgcccctgccaaattgcccagcacagtctcctcacctgtctgaggaagctgggcagggcaggggaaggggcccaggctcatggggtggggtgctggggtggcaagggagtagtctgtaggagccgaaacattgacacaagggggtgggagggagggggaagggttgcaggaggaggactgagacaatggacagggatcgggaagacagggtggttggaaggtctttgcaagggggtgaagggggccggTGACGTGTGACTGTTCCATCTGAGCTGTTGGTGGGGGGCGAATGTAGGAGGTGTTTGGCGGGGCCATATAGACTGTGGGCCCTCCTTGGAAGCCAATCGCCCCCCTCTCAAGGTCCAGCTGGCAGCCAGTGCACCGCAGGAAGTCCAACCCTAGGATACAGGGGTCCTGCACAGCTGCTACCcacactgggtggaggacagtctttccccctacgcagatggacaacaaccccttccctttcatgggagccctctcccccgtgactgtgcggagctgcacggttgtaggttggagtaccgtccaggtcggcaaaatgtctggcctcaccagggtcacagtagaccccgtatcgactaaagccaaacaggccaccccctcaacagtgacaggaacatgacaaaagtcccccgcccaggtccgccccaccacgacaacaggctccgggatgttgtcgtctgcttctggggggggtggagctccgcccccccggctgtgatgatgggctcctccagacgacgacggcgggggtaagggggcagggcctcgcgtctccccaattacgcggaccctgacccgtttccctgggctctcacagttgtagggcactctctgacaaggtggccaggctgcccgcagccccagcagaccctctgctctcgacgagacggggggcggcggtccgcctgcatagagacagcgcggacgagttcagtgagctcgtccacccaggctggcttctgtgagtcctcactcctctccctcgccgatctcaccatcggctgaggagcaggatgaccgtcgattgctccaggccacaccagctccctctctatggccatctccaaggcctcttgcaaagtctgcgggtgggctagctgggtctgaatgtgtagttctgtaggggaaagggcctggagaaactgatcccgagcgagttcgctctgcacggctggcggcatgtgggcgtatgctcgccgagacaggctctcgatatcgttggccagtgcccgcagcgtctccccaggcttactgcgcctattacagagttctgagcgcattagccccggcttaacacatagtccaaaacgcctacttagtgcccccactagggcaacatagtcccccctgtcctctgggctaagcagcaacaaacaagacaatgcgTCGTCCGCCAGACACATCGCAAGCTGCAGCGCTTTGACCTTCACTGACCATCCGGCAGCATCGGCTAAAAGTTCAAATTGCGCGTGGAAAGCTTCCCAGTCAGCCTTACCGGTGTATCTAGGCGTCTTGATGGACACCGGGCTTGATGTAAGAAAGGCGCCGCCGTGTCTGTCGCCGTCTTGTGGTGGCCACGGGCAGTCGGCGCTGCGAACTATGCGTGAAAAATCATCTTTTTCCACGGCGGCCGTTTCCCGTTTAgttctacccctcaccagagactccgaggcttctccacatgccccctcgccgtagtcgtccatctctatcttcacccgacagtccgcaggaagcattattgttgcagagaacaagccacaacaaaaacagagctaACGGCGATCGCAACTTCAGCCTACTCGCCGAGCACAGCAGGaccgagaaaaaataaataaaaataaaaataaaatagtttcacttctgacaccaatgtaacgacctcgccggtgacataatcatgtcgagtcattagtaattgatcgtagtttttaatcaaccaaaaccaggtcactgaaaaacccgtaacaatgtaaacaaccgcagaaaaccgacacacaaacaaacccccggttaccccggcaacacggtctcactcgcgtgcaggcccccaccctgattgacaataagaacattacaatacatgcacatagaacaactggcataacggacaatgaaatacaatgcaacacataacacacaaactatttaattgtcccagggtcgctacaatactCTAATATATCCAACGGATATATAACTGTCGCTGCCGAAGAAGTTCAACGTCACTACCGTGCGCACCATAGATATACTATATGGGTTTGTGCATTTTGCACACGATGCCGGCcggcggccaatcacagcagcgctgatatagagcgacaacattgcgacctcgagtgtgatattgctttatacaacagttatactagtaaaatgtactgttaataataataattgacaatagattttgatttgtttgtttatttaatcatatAAACGAATTAAATTGTTTCCGGCAACAAAAATAGATCCCCACTGAgcggactgttgccaagcaacatataaacaaaacacTATACATAAATGCGGAGTGATTTTGTCAGTTTGGTGAACAGTCAGAGTGATGTTGGATGCTGATATCTCAACGGTATTTAATGGAAATTGTCACAGGTTTCATTACAATTTGTTTTGTGAgcaagtattttattattttttatcatatttctaaaaaaaataatctttttaattttttttcttttttttcaattgagggtgcaaacattttttttgggggtgcaatgcatgcttatgcacccccgtagaaccgggcctgggaggagggcattagcatattaacagcacgcgtgctgttaatatgctaatatgcgttctgagcgcgcgcgcggaaatgccggaatgcgttcttggcgcgcgcgctgaaatgccagaacgcgttctgggcgcgcgcgctgaaacgctgggcgcgcgcgctgaaacgccggaacgcgttctgggcgcgcgcgctgaaacgccggaacgcgttctggaaaaccaaaacgcgttctgggcacgcgtgctggcgtttcagaacgcgtttaattgaagtcgaattgtggcacactcggcttgccataggtGAGTTGGAGTGATCGGCGCGGAGGACGGCCGCAACAGACCGGCGTCCTGCCGCGTCCCGCCGGGCGGCTCGTCAACGCGCGGCCGCGTGTCCACCCCTTATAGAGCCGGTGAACCCAACACTGTTCGATTCTTATTAAAACACGGTAATGACATAtttttgtaacatttaaaatagcataggatgtttaacatatctttGCTATGTTAAATGTTAGATAagagttcagattcaaattattggaaatacaattaaatgtagtatggtttatctagtttggttctaaccagagattaaacaagcactcaagtgaagtgtaaaaaaatacaataatttatTAGCCTATATGAAAGATATGGGAAATGTAAGACATGCAAACCACAAACTATCATCCAAAATCAGACACGGAAACTAGGGAgctcttttattttacatttatttcgaCATAACTGGTTAAAGatatacaaaaaaagaaaaaaacattttattattatttaggtcAGTGGATTTCAATCATATCACATAAGAAGGCTCCCGATTTGTTAGATGTTCTATGTCTCCGCCTTTCTGCTTTGTTCTAACAGTGTGGTCCAGGCAAGAAAAGGGAGAAGCGCCCGGCCAATTTGGATGCAGACGATGGATCAACTTGCGGCGCATCAAACTAACGAACAAACCGTCGGCCTGCTTGATGGTCTTTTGTTTCAGGGAAATCAACATCATAATGTATTGCAAAAAAGTTGCCCACTAATGATTGGGAGGAAAGAATGTCTTTGTGTACATCTCATGTTCTACCCCTTAGCGTTTAATTGTGTTGTAATCTGCCTATAGCCTTCACCGACCGAAGGGGCCGATATGGAGAAGGGATTTCCGTTTATACATCGAGCCCAGCCAGCCTTTTTGTTCGCCCAAgtcgcacacatacacgttgGATATACAATTCAGAAAATGTTATTGCTTTAATattaaaaaacatgtttgcaGGAAAAACCATGAAGACCTTTTCATTGACCTGACAAACCTCAGTTACTTGCTTACCCGattcttttttttgcatttggtATTGAGGTCAAAATGTTTAACCACATTAGAATATATGCCTTTGTCCCTTAATAGACTAAGCCTTAAATACAATGCCAGACATATCTTGATAGGATTGGCAAGCAAAAACAAAATTACAAAATCACTTTTCTTATCTTCTATGATTGTAGTCATTCACGACATGTTTATTTTAgcattatttatgtgtgtatttagaTTATTGAAATCAGTTGATAACTCTTCCAAATATAAAAATTACATAATCATATTCACACTTTACTTACCGCTGCTTTATTGCCATACATGACCCCAATGCCCCGAGCACACAGCGGACTGGAGCAGTTACGGATATTAGCACCTCTTCTTAAATTggaaatatattttgtattgaGTTATGACCCAAAGTGAATCATGATACTGAAAGATTCATATTCCTACTTGATAGTAAATGCAAATAAAGAAACATTTAATGTTTTTACTGTAATTGTGGTTTCATAGAAAAAACGTATTACACGGAGAGTGAAGCCATAACTATTTCTAATTACCTTCTTGGCTTTTCAAACTGTCACCCTATGtacatttttttcaaatgttcaaGAAGTAAAAAACCTTAAAAGCCAAAAGTTATAGAATCCAAACAGGGAGGTCTTTGTGACTATGAAAAGATTATAGTGGACATTTAACACCAAAACTCAGTAGTGACCAACTGAGTAAAAATTGCAGAAATAAGGAAAGAGGAATATGTTGGCAACAACTCAGGAAATTAAAACCATTCCAAACCGAAAAAAGCTCTGTTGAATGAAAGCTTAGATTAAGATCATGCATGAAGATCCAGGTTCGGTGTACATGTACATTTTActtcaacaaaacaaacaatcaaatatGTAGATGCATTAAACACATTTTGTGCATTTTACGAGAACTTCTAAGAAACCCCAGGTGATTTACATGTTTCCAGTAATTAGTTCCAGCAGGCTGCTAGGCATGTCGGCGTGTGTCTGCTCTACCACAGTGTCCATGGTGGTTGGTTAAGAGGGAAGGAGCCCAAAGAGGAGACATTCACCGGAATGGAGATCACAGCCCAAGGCAGCGCATGTCTCTGGAGAGATCGTCTAATCATAAGCCTAGGAGAATAAATAGGAAACAATGCAAACAAATGTGTGCTTATACTTGCTAGTGGTCAGCAATGGACTTTTTTTCACCTACTAGCCATATCGGTTAATTGGGTGGGTAAACCTCCTGGAATCTTTGGGGAAACCATGATAATTCAATTGAAATGCATTCTAATTGCTACCCGGATAGAAAAACTGAAGCAAAAAAATTAATGCATTGAGATGGCATGGTTTCCAAAGATGTAGACTGCACAAATATGGCCGCAATAAATATGGTCTGTGTAAGAGTAATCATTACAATGGGATATCAGCAAATGTACCCAAAATCTGTAGACAACAGGACACTATTTTTGGTAATGGAATAGTTCTGGTTCCCATTGTTTGTTGCCCGTTAGAAGTCCCGGTCGAATGAGCAATTAAGTTTGAATTTTTACTGCATGCAGGTAAACAGTCGTTTGGAGGGCAACCATCATCATTTTTCTTATAAGCTTTGATGAAATTCCCCCAAACGTCGCATGGACCTGAAACACCTACAGAAATATATTGATGTTTGTGTATTCTTTTGAGAAATCTTCCACTCTGCGACTAATGAAACAATCCCGTTGTAGACTTTGTCCATCATCTCCAGCTCCATTCTTGAGTCTTAGGTTGCTAAATGGAGTGTAGCCCAACTAAAGACCATCGCCGTAGGAGGACGTTTTACTGGATCCCCGTTATCCGGCTACAAACAAATATTGACATTTGTCCCCAGAGATAAAATAGTTGTCTGACAATAGCCAATGGTTTCCAAGAATGATAAAGGAGACGGTTGTATGCATAGCTTACCCATCACGCCCCAACAGGAACAAGGCTGGAATGCTTGGCATGGCAGTACTCCCATCAGCGACCATGTCCAGGTACAGGTTGTCGTTCTCAACTACGTTGTCTGCGATAAGCACTGCTTTGCCTCCTGCCTCCTCGACTTGTTGGGCCTTGTGGACAAAGGAACACCCCCTGGAGTTCACAGattaagaaaacaaaataatgaCATGTCCATTATGAATATAGACGGAGGTATTGGGTATGGTTGAGGTCTTtgcaataaatatttttaacaATAATTACAGACAGAACAACCGACTGACAAAATTACCCTGCAACTACTGAACATACTAACATGCACAATTATGTTTTCGCGCATTTCAATTACTCAAATGTTATACACAATATTATGTAAAAACATCAAGAGTGTGTGCTCTGGAATAATGTTCCACAACTAATAGCTTCAAACAGAAAACAACATACCCTCTTTCAAGCAGGATCACCTGTCCCTGAATTAGATCTTTGTTCATCAGTGGTTCACAGCCATCAATTGGATCAGCTAGCACAAGTAGGATCTCATTATATGAAGAGGTCTATAGCAGCCAAACAGAGGTATGAGCAGACATTAGTCATACTGATTAGAATATTCTTCGTACACACGATATTATATTC of Gadus macrocephalus chromosome 11, ASM3116895v1 contains these proteins:
- the LOC132467568 gene encoding protease-associated domain-containing protein 1-like, producing MVKYGRTTAWGFLLWGVFMHFQLLSGLGLNELLYFRVMSPEDIGYVFSAAPAKDFGGAFTSSYNEILLVLADPIDGCEPLMNKDLIQGQVILLERGGCSFVHKAQQVEEAGGKAVLIADNVVENDNLYLDMVADGSTAMPSIPALFLLGRDGLMIRRSLQRHALPWAVISIPVNVSSLGSFPLNQPPWTLW